The Vibrio kanaloae genome has a window encoding:
- the rluB gene encoding 23S rRNA pseudouridine(2605) synthase RluB: MSEKLQKVLARAGHGSRRELEGLIKSGRVSVNGQVAKLGERLEDENSVIRIDGHTVSGKASEEVVCRVLAYYKPEGELCTRHDPEGRRTVFDRLPKIRGSRWISVGRLDANTSGLLLFTTDGELANRLMHPSRQVEREYLVRVFGEVTEQKVKNVTRGVQLEDGMARFEDVVYAGGEGMNHTFYVAINEGRNREVRRLWESQETTVSRLKRVRYGDIYLDKKLPRGGWKELDLQEVNYLRELVELKPEKETLLDLDPSNTSRKRERSRSQKIRRAVKRHEERANAPKGRSNQTKRKKPATRGTTTPDSGRSAPAANKGKPQANKSKPKLNNGRPAKPAKPRTRQ; this comes from the coding sequence ATGAGCGAAAAATTACAGAAGGTTTTAGCGCGAGCTGGTCACGGTTCTCGTCGTGAACTAGAAGGTTTAATCAAATCTGGTCGTGTAAGTGTTAACGGTCAAGTTGCGAAACTGGGCGAGCGTCTTGAAGACGAGAACTCAGTGATCCGTATCGATGGCCATACTGTTTCAGGCAAGGCTTCTGAAGAAGTGGTTTGTCGTGTACTTGCTTACTACAAACCTGAAGGTGAACTTTGTACTCGTCACGATCCTGAAGGCCGCCGTACTGTTTTCGATCGTCTACCTAAGATCCGTGGTTCTCGTTGGATTTCAGTTGGTCGTCTTGATGCAAACACATCAGGCCTTTTGCTTTTCACTACTGATGGTGAGCTTGCAAACCGTCTAATGCACCCAAGCCGTCAGGTTGAGCGTGAGTACCTAGTACGTGTATTCGGTGAAGTGACTGAGCAAAAAGTTAAAAACGTTACTCGTGGCGTACAACTAGAAGACGGCATGGCTCGTTTTGAAGATGTGGTTTACGCTGGCGGTGAAGGTATGAACCATACTTTCTACGTAGCGATTAACGAAGGTCGTAACCGTGAGGTTCGTCGTCTTTGGGAATCTCAAGAAACGACAGTAAGCCGTCTGAAACGTGTACGTTACGGTGATATCTACCTTGATAAGAAACTGCCTCGTGGCGGTTGGAAAGAGCTAGATCTTCAAGAAGTTAACTACTTGCGTGAGCTTGTTGAGCTTAAGCCAGAGAAAGAGACACTGTTGGACCTTGATCCTTCAAACACTTCTCGTAAGCGTGAGCGTTCTCGTAGCCAAAAAATTCGTCGTGCTGTTAAGCGTCACGAAGAGCGTGCAAACGCACCAAAAGGCCGTAGCAATCAAACTAAACGCAAGAAGCCTGCAACGCGCGGTACTACAACACCTGATTCAGGTCGTAGCGCTCCAGCTGCAAACAAAGGCAAACCTCAGGCTAACAAAAGTAAGCCTAAACTGAACAACGGTCGTCCGGCTAAACCAGCTAAGCCAAGAACACGTCAGTAA
- a CDS encoding L-threonylcarbamoyladenylate synthase has translation MSQFFYVHPDNPQARLISQAVAIIRNGGVVVYPTDSGYALGCQLENKQALERICKIRRIDDKHNFTLLCRDLSELSLYARVDNVAFRLLKAHTPGAYTFIFKATKEVPKRLMNAKRKTIGIRVPDNKIALDLLEAMGEPLMSTSLILPGNETTESDPEEIRDSLEHAVDVILNGGYLGEQPTTVIDFSDDDAVVLRRGAGDPAPFE, from the coding sequence ATGAGCCAGTTTTTTTATGTACATCCAGATAACCCACAAGCGCGTTTAATCAGCCAAGCGGTTGCTATCATTCGTAATGGCGGAGTTGTGGTTTATCCAACAGATTCCGGTTATGCGCTGGGTTGTCAGCTTGAAAACAAACAAGCACTTGAACGTATTTGTAAAATTCGCCGTATAGATGATAAACACAACTTCACTTTGTTATGCCGTGATCTTTCTGAGTTGTCATTGTATGCACGAGTCGATAACGTGGCTTTCCGTCTGCTTAAGGCACATACGCCAGGTGCTTACACGTTTATCTTTAAAGCAACCAAAGAAGTGCCAAAGCGTTTGATGAATGCCAAGCGTAAAACGATTGGTATTCGTGTCCCAGACAACAAGATTGCACTCGACTTGTTGGAAGCGATGGGCGAACCACTGATGTCGACGTCATTGATTCTTCCGGGTAACGAGACTACTGAGTCGGATCCAGAAGAAATTCGTGACAGCCTAGAGCATGCGGTTGATGTAATTTTGAATGGTGGCTACCTAGGTGAGCAACCAACGACGGTTATTGACTTCAGTGACGATGATGCAGTGGTTCTACGTCGTGGTGCTGGCGATCCTGCGCCGTTTGAATAA
- the rnm gene encoding RNase RNM, protein MRIDLHSHTTASDGRLTPPELIDRALGFNIEALAITDHDTTDGLAEARNYIADNNLPIQLINGIEISTVWQNKDIHIVGLNVDPESPELKTLIEQQKLHRIGRAEMIAQRLEKVTRAGVLEEVKVIAGDAPITRAHFAKWLVDNGYAKTMQQVFKKFLTRNNPGYVPPTWCSMGDAVTAIHAAGGQAVLAHPGRYGLTAKWIKRLLAAFVEAKGDAMEVAQPQQAQQERRTLADYAIQYKLLASQGSDFHYPSPWMELGRNLWLPSGVEEVWKDWEFQTVSPSDTNDSI, encoded by the coding sequence ATGAGAATTGATCTACATAGTCATACAACAGCCTCAGATGGCCGACTTACTCCACCTGAGCTGATTGACCGAGCGCTAGGCTTTAACATCGAAGCGTTAGCGATTACAGATCATGATACGACTGATGGACTTGCTGAAGCACGCAACTATATTGCTGACAACAACCTTCCTATTCAGTTGATTAACGGAATCGAGATTTCAACCGTTTGGCAAAACAAAGATATCCATATTGTTGGGTTAAACGTCGATCCTGAATCGCCAGAATTGAAAACGTTAATTGAACAACAAAAGCTTCATCGTATTGGGCGTGCCGAGATGATTGCTCAACGACTCGAAAAAGTGACCCGAGCAGGGGTGTTAGAAGAAGTTAAAGTGATTGCGGGTGATGCGCCTATTACTCGCGCTCACTTTGCTAAGTGGTTAGTCGATAATGGCTACGCGAAAACCATGCAGCAAGTGTTTAAAAAGTTTCTGACTCGCAACAATCCAGGTTATGTACCACCAACATGGTGCTCAATGGGTGACGCTGTAACGGCCATTCATGCGGCAGGTGGACAAGCTGTGCTAGCACACCCTGGAAGGTATGGTCTCACCGCGAAGTGGATTAAGCGTCTTCTCGCTGCATTTGTTGAAGCAAAGGGTGACGCTATGGAAGTTGCTCAACCTCAGCAAGCGCAACAAGAAAGGCGCACACTTGCGGATTATGCTATACAATACAAACTATTAGCCTCCCAAGGCAGTGACTTCCATTATCCGTCTCCGTGGATGGAACTTGGACGTAATCTCTGGCTACCTTCTGGGGTCGAAGAAGTATGGAAAGATTGGGAGTTTCAAACGGTTTCACCATCTGATACCAATGACAGTATTTAG
- a CDS encoding trp operon leader peptide: MLQEFNQYHKDKVLELSSAEASSELNWWRTWTSSWWANVYF, translated from the coding sequence ATGTTACAAGAATTTAACCAGTACCATAAAGATAAAGTTTTAGAACTTTCTTCAGCAGAAGCAAGTTCAGAACTTAATTGGTGGCGCACTTGGACAAGTTCTTGGTGGGCTAATGTGTACTTCTAG